The nucleotide sequence ACCCGAAGTCCTGGCCGCGAGCCGGGGGTGAGTTGCGCGACAGCGAATGAGGCTCCCGAACAGGTGAGGAGCCTCATTTGTAGAGCGTGAAGAACCGAAACACTTTCGGGTACTCGGCACGCGGCTTGAACGCGATCGCGACCTCTTGCCCGTCGAGCGCCGATTCAGTGATTACGACGTGTTCCGGCTCCTCTTTCGCCCTCTCGAACTCCGCATCACTGACGCGGCACACCGTCTTGTAAAACGGCCCGGCCAGCCACTCTTTCACTTCGGGCGTGTCTGCAAAGCGCAGATACGCGGCGAGCGAGGCATGCGCCGCAGAGAGTACCGCGAACCCGACCGGCACCGATTCGCGGACAAGGATGTACATTCTGAATTTCGGAGGAGCGGGCACTTCGTCGGGCATAAGAAGCAGCCTCACGATGACTCGAAGCCGTAAGCGGAGAGTTGGGCAAAGTTCAACTCGAATTCTTCGTCGTCTGCGAGGTGCATGACCACGAGTCGCAACCGTCGAATTTCCGTTTCCAGCTCGAATATCCGCTCACAGATTTTGCGGATCTCTTCCATCTGCTCACTGGAGATTTCGGACTCGGAATGCAACGGGGTGCCGTCTTCGGGGTTGCGATACCGAACCCGTCCGCCTATCGCACGGACGAGGTACGACCGGACCAATGCCCGATCTTGAAGGAACGTTTCAAGCGCGCTGTCGCGACGCGCCAAACGCGACCGGAGTTGATCCAACCGCGCGCTTGCAGCGGCTTTGATCTCGCGCCCCGTCTTCTTGAATCGAACGCCCTTGGCCATTCGTCCCTCTCCCTCTCGCGGCATTTTGCTCATCTTCACTCACGGCTGCACCGGCGGGTTGACCGGAGGCGTGGGTGGTTGCAGGAAGAGTTCGGAGAGCGGCAGCGCGAAGCCGGGCAGCACCGGGCCGCCGTCGAGCGTATCGACACGTGTCAATCGGCGCACCCGGCTCGCGGACTCGTAGACGTAGAACCGCTCCTGCCGCGGGTAGACGACCCACACGAGGGTCACGCCCGCCTGCAAATATTCGTCCACCTTCGTTTCGATCTCGTCACCCGTATCGTTGGGACTGACCACCTCAACGCACAGGTCCGGCAAGACGTCCCAGGCGTTCGTGTCCGGCATCGGTTGGTACTTCGACCACCGCGTGTACGACACGAACGCAACGTCCGGTCTCCGGTTCCGGTCCTTCTTGGAGGGCGACTTGAACAGGACTTCCGCGTAAGCCTCGCCGAGATCCTGGGCAACTCCGTAGTTGCTCAGGTGGCGGAGCAAGCGAGAGGCCAGAACCTGAGAGTCGACACTCATGGGCGGCAGCTCCACGTGTACGCCGTCAACGATCTCGTAGTGGTCGCGATCCTCAAAGGCGTCGCGCACCAGTTTCGGCAACGGCATCAGCACTTCGGCGGTACTCATGGCGGCTCCCCTTACTTGCTTCCACTACCGGCAATCATACCCTCGGTCGGGCTGCTCGCGTTAGCGTAGAGGCGCTTCGGGATGCGCCCGGCCAGGTACGCGAGGCGCCCGGCGTCGGTCGCGTAGCGCATCGCCCAGGCCATTCGCAGCGGATCCTTCGCGCTGGCGATCGCGGTGTTCAGCAGCACGCCGTCGCACCCGAGTTCCATCGCGGCGCTCACGTCGCTCGCGGTGCCCACGCCCGCGTCCACGATTACGGGGTAGTCCGGGTCGTTCTCCTTCAGATACTCCAGGCAGATGCGAATGTTGTTCGGGTTCAGAATCCCCTGCCCGCTCCCGATCGGGCTCCCGGCCGGCATCACGCTCGCCGCGCCCGCTTCCTTCAGGCGCTTCGCGAGCACCGGGTCGTCGCTCGTGTAAACCAGCACCGTGAACCCGTCCTTCACGAGCTGCTCGGTCGCCTTCAGCGTGTCGACCGGGTCCGGGAGCAGCGTGCGCTTGTCCGCGAGGCACTCCAGTTTCACCCAGTCCGCACCGGGGTTCTCCAAGTTAGTGAGCAGTTCGCGGGCGAGCCGGGCGTGGCGGATCGCATCGTCCGCACTGAAGCACCCGGCCGTGTTCGGCAGGATCGTGAGCCGCTTCAGGTCGAGGAAGTCCAGGATGCTCTTGCCGTCCTTGTCGATGAGCCGCTCGCGGCGCACCGCGACGGTCGTCACGTCGCACCCGCTCGCGTCCATGCACTGCTGCATGAGCGGGTACGATGTGTACTTCCCGGTGCCGGTGAACAAGCGCGACGAGAAGACGAACTTCCCGACCTTCAGCGGCTTGTCAGACGGCGGTTCGACCGCACCCGACCCGCCGCCGACGAGGGTGACGATCTCCACCGCGTCGCCCTCTCGGAGCGCGCGGGCGGGGTGGTCGGTGCGGGGTACGACAGCGCGGTTCACCTCGACCGCGAGCTTCTTCGCGTCCTTGCCAAGATGATTGAGCAGGTCCGCGACGGTGAGGGGATCGGGGAACGTCTTCGGCTCGTCGTTGACGGTGATCTTCGGCATGATTGCGGCTCCGTTCTCGGTGTGGGTAACATACCGGAAAACGGTTCCCAAAACCGCCCACACAGTGTCCGGGGTTTCAACCCCCGGGTCGTTTGGTACAACAGACCGTACCGTGACGCAATTCGCAGCCCCGGTGACCATTCGATGAGTAGCGCCGCCGACGCGACGGCCAGCTTCTACCAGAACCTGCAGGCCAGCAGGCTCCTGACCGAAGCGCAGCTCCGGGAGCTGTGGGGCTGGATCGCGTACACGAAGCCGGACGTCCAGGGCGTCGCGAAAGAACTGCACCGGCGGTCCTGGCTCACGCCCTACCAGATCCGCGAGACCGCGAAGGGCCGCGCGGCCGCGCTCAAGATCGCCAGCCGCTACCTCCTGCTCGACATCCTGGGCGAGGGCGGGATGGGGCGCGTGTACAAGGTCCAGGACGCGCGCATGGGCCGGACCGTGGCCCTCAAGGTGATCCGCAAGGAGAAGCTCGCGCAGGGGATCGCACAGGGGCGGTTCTACCAGGAGATCCAGGCGCTCTCGGCGATGGACCACCCGAACGTGGTCAAGGTGTACGACGCCGAGGAGGTGGACGGGAACCACTTCTACGTGATGGAACTGATCGACGGCACCGACCTCACGAAGATCGTCCGCGAGAGCGGGGCGCTGAGCGTCCCGGACGCCTGCGACGTGATCCGCCAGGCCGCGCTGGGGCTCGAACACGCCTTCGAGCGCGGGCTCGTCCACCGCGACATCAAGCCCTCGAACATCATCGTCCCGCGCGCCGGCGGCGCGGTGAAGCTGGTGGACCTGGGGCTGGCCCGGCTCATGGAGCAGCCCGGCGGCGAGGAGGCGAGCCGCATCACGCAAGAAGGGTTCGTGATCGGCACGCCGGACTTCCTCGCGCCGGAGCAGGCGCGCAACCCGATGGCCGTGGACATCCGCGCGGACATTTACGCGCTGGGCGGCACGCTGTACTTCGCCCTCACCGGGAAGGCCCCGTTCGACGGCGCGACCCCGACCGAGAAGCTCCTCAAGCACTGCACCGACCCGGCCCCGCGCCTGCTCCTCAGCCGCCCGGACGCGCCCGCACAAATCGAGCAGATCATCCTGTGGTGCATGGCGAAAGGGGCCGAAGAGCGGCCCCAAACGCCGCTCCAACTGGCACTCGCGCTCCAGCCCTTCTGCCCGCCGCCCGCGCCCGGCGGGTCGCGGTCCGGCTCCGGGTACTACCCGATCCCAACCGTCGCCCCCCTGCCCGTGCCCGTTCCACAAAGCGCGTATGCCGCTCCCGCGGCCCCGGCGGTTTCTTACCCCCCTCAGCCGGCGTACCAACCGCCGGCCGGGTATCCGGCGCCAGTGTACGCCCCGCAGGGCATCCCGCTCCCACCCGCGGACCCGGCCCCGAGCAATCAAGTATTCAAGCTGCCGCCCCGGAGGAACGCGGACGACCCGATTCGGCGGCGGGCCGAGGGCGGGTTCCCGGTCGGGGCCGTGCTGGTCGTACTCGGCGCGCTGTTCGTGGTCGGGGTGCTCGGATTCGCGGGTTATCAGCTCTTCCTGAAGACCGAACCGCCCCCGGTCGAGCCGTTCGCGAACACGCTGGAAATGAAGATGGTCCGCATCGAGGGCGGGACGTTCCGCATGGGGTCGCCGGACAGCGAACCCGGGCGCGCTGGGGACGGGCGCGAGGGGCCGGTGCGCGAGGTCACGATCCGCGGGCCGTTCTTCATGTCCGCGACGGAAGTCACCAACAGCCAGTTCGTGAAGGTGATAGGGCGGAACGAATCGCGGGCCGCGAAGATCGCCCACCGCATCGATTCGCTCCCGGTCGACGCCGCGACCTGGAGCGAGGCGAACGAGTTCTGCAAGAAGCTGACCGAGGCGGAGAAGAACCAGCCCTGGGCGCGCAAAAACTGGGCGTACCGGTTGCCGACGGAGGCCGAGTGGGAGTTCGCCGCGCGCGCCGGGACCGACACACCGTTTGCGTGCGGGGACCGCGTGAACTTCCCCACTCAAGCGGTATTCCGCGCGACCGAAGACGACCCCCTGGGAACCGGCGGAGACCCCCTCAAGCCGCTCCGGTTCGCGCAGGACGTGGGCAAAACCGAGCCGAACAAATTCGGTCTCTACGACATGAACGGCAACATCGCGGAGTGGTGCAGCGATTATTACAAATTGGAGGCGTACAAGGACGCCGCACGCGACAACCCTTCCGGCCCGACCGACGGCGACAGGCGCGTGATCCGCGGGGGCTCGTTCCGCGACCCGGCCGCGGCCACGCGCTCTGCCGCCCGCGACGGCCAGCGCCAAACCGCGCGCCTCGACTTCGTCGGGTTCCGCGTCGTGTACGCACCCGTGCAGAAGTGAGCGAACGGGAAGTGAGATTGGAGCTTTTGCGATGTCCCGGTGCGGGCGAACGGCGCGGCGTAAGCCCGCCGGTGGTTTTTAGACACTACCGGCGGCTTACGCCGCGCCGTTCGCAAAGTTCCAACACGACATCGGGACTTCAGTGTTCCAATTGATGCCCAAGCCAACCACTAATTAGTTAATTACCGGCCGCAAATCTAAAATCTGAAATCACTTATCTCAAATCAACACAAGGAGAGCAGTCATGAAAGTGAACTGGCGCGGTGTGTTCCCCGCTGTTTGCACACAGTTCCACGCGGACCAGTCGCTCAACATCCCGGGCACGCTGGCGCACGTCGACGCGATGCTCGCGGCCGGCGTTCACGGTTTCGTGATGATGGGGAGCGTGGGCGAGAACACCACACTCGATCCCAGTGAAAAGAAGGAACTGCTGAAGGCAACGATCGCGCACGTCGGCACGCGCGTACCGGTGCTCACGGGCGTGGCCGAGTACACCACTGCGGGCGCGTGCCGGTGGGCGGCCGACGCCGCGCGTCTCGGCGCGGACGGACTGATGGTCTTGCCGCCGATGGTATACAAGAGCGACGAGCGCGAGACGATCGCGCACTTCCGCGCGGTCGCGAAGTCCAGCGACCTACCGATCATGGTTTACAACAACCCGCCGGCGTACAAGGTGGACATCACGCCCGAGATGTTCGTCGAAATGGCCGACGAACCGAAGTTCGCGTGCATCAAGGAATCGAGCGACAACCCGCGCCGCATCACCGACATCATCAACCTCACCAAAGACCGGTACGTGATCTTCGCCGGGGTCGACGACCTCGTGGTGGAGTGCATGATCCTCGGCGCGGTCGGGTGGGTGAGCGGGCTCGTGAACGCCTTCCCCGCCGAAAACCGGCTCCTGTGGGACTACGCACAAGCGGGCAAGTGGAAGGACGCGCTCGATGTGTACCGCTGGTACACGCCGCTCCTGCACCTGGACACGCACGTCAAGCTGGTGCAGTACATCAAGCTCGCGGCGGCCGAGTGCGGGTACGGCACCGAGTTGTGCCGCGCGCCGCGGTTGCCGATCGTCGGGGCCGAGCGCGAGCACGTGCTGAAGCTCATCCGCGCGGCCATCGCCACGCGACCGACGAAGAAGTGAACCCCGGTACCGAACTATAAAACCAGCCACGGATCAGAACCAGAAAGACGGAATGGCCACAAAAAGGCACAAAGAGCACAAAAGAAAGCAAAGAGCAGAGTTCAGAAGACAGAGGACGGAGATCAGAAAACAGAGATCACGGTATCTTTACGCATAGGAGCGGGAGTGGTCGGCGGAAGTAAAAGCTACTGACATCTGGCTTTTGCGTTCTGTCCACTGTTCTCTGATCTCTGCCTTCTGTCTCTGTTCTTTTTTGTGCCCTTTGTGCTTTTTTGTGGCCATTCCGTCTTCCGTATCACATCCGTGTTGATCCGTGGCAGATTCCGGACCCCTCATTATGCGTCGAATTCAGGTCATTGATTCGCACACCGGCGGGGAACCGACGCGCGTCGTCGTTGGGGGCGGCCCCGACCTCGGCCCGGGGCCGCTCGCCGAGCGCGCGAAGGTGTTCCAAGAGCGGTTCGACACGTTCCGCTCGTGCGTGGTGAACGAGCCGCGCGGCTCGGACGTGCTGGTCGGCGCGCTGCTGTGCGCGCCGCACGACCCGGCGAACGCGGCCGGCGTCATCTTCTTCAACAACGTCGGCGTCCTCGGGATGTGCGGGCACGGCACGATCGGGCTCGCGGTCACGCTCGCTCACATGGGCCGAATGAAGGCGGGCGAGCACCGGATCGAAACGCCCGTCGGCGTGGTCACGGTCGCGCTCCACGACCCGCACCGCGCCACCGTGCGGAACGTGCCGAGCTACCGGCGCCACACCAGTGTGGCGGTCGATGTGGAGGGCATCGGCCGCGTAACGGGCGACGTCGCGTGGGGCGGCAACTGGTTCTTCCTGGCGAAAGAGCACCGCGAAGAACTGGCGCTCCACAACGTCGACCGGCTCACGGACGTGTCGTGGCGCATCCGCCGGGCCGTGAACGCAACGGTCCGCGAACCGGTCGATCACGTGGAACTGTTCGGCCCTGCGGTCGATGCGGCCAACCATTCGCGGAACTTCGTACTGTGCCCGGGGAAGGCCTACGACCGCTCCCCCTGCGGAACCGGTACGAGCGCGAAGCTCGCGTGCCTGTTCGCCGACGGCAAGTTGCGCCCGGGTGAGGTGTGGCGCCAGGAGAGCATCACGGGGAGCGTGTTCGAGGGCACGGTCGAACTCACCGGCGAGCCCGGCGTGGTCGTCCCGAGCATCACCGGCACCGCGTACCTCACCGCCGAAGCGACGCTGCTCGTCGACGAGACCGACCCCCTGAAGGACGGGATTAGAGGATAATTAAGTCCACAATTCTCGAATCGCGCACCGGCTCCCGGCCATCAAAACTACACTCGGCGCGAATCCGTGCCGAGTGCCACTCTGGGAGCCGTCATGATCCAAGAAGTTTCCGGCGACATCATTCTGACCAAAGCCCAGGCCGTTGCCCACGGGGTCGCGCCGGGCGACCACTTCGACCACGGGCTCGCGCTCGTGCTGCGGGAGAAGTGGCCCGCAATGGTGAAGGACTTCCGCCACTACGCCCAGCAGTGCCACCCGAAGCCGGGCGAACTGTGGGAGTGGGGCGGGGTCGGCGGTGTTCGCATCTTCAACCTGCTCACCCAGGGCGAACACGGGCACGGCGGTAAGCCCGGACCGGCGACCGAGGCCACCGTGAACCACTGCCTCCGCCGGTTGAGGCACGAGTTGGACAAGGGCGAGATCAAGAGCATCGCCCTGCCGAAACTCGCGACCGGGGTCGGCGGGTTGGAGTGGGAAAAGGTGAAGGCGCTGGTTCACCAGCACCTCGGCGATCTGTCGATCCCGGTATTCGTATACACGACCTACCACGCGGGCGTTCAGGCGGACGAAAAGGGCGCGTAGTGCGTTTACTTAGCCGGGCGCGGCGGCTCCCGCGAGCACTTCGAGCGGGTGCCGCGCGACGCGCCCGGTGAGGTCGCGGATCTGGTGGCGGCACGAGGTTCCGGTCGCGATCACGGTCGCGTCCAGGTCCGCGGTGACGGCGGGAACGAGTTCGAGGTTCGCGATCTTCACGCTCACGTCATAGTGCTGCTTCTCGTACCCGAACGCGCCGGCCATTCCGCAACAGCCCGCATCG is from Gemmata palustris and encodes:
- a CDS encoding bifunctional serine/threonine-protein kinase/formylglycine-generating enzyme family protein, which translates into the protein MSSAADATASFYQNLQASRLLTEAQLRELWGWIAYTKPDVQGVAKELHRRSWLTPYQIRETAKGRAAALKIASRYLLLDILGEGGMGRVYKVQDARMGRTVALKVIRKEKLAQGIAQGRFYQEIQALSAMDHPNVVKVYDAEEVDGNHFYVMELIDGTDLTKIVRESGALSVPDACDVIRQAALGLEHAFERGLVHRDIKPSNIIVPRAGGAVKLVDLGLARLMEQPGGEEASRITQEGFVIGTPDFLAPEQARNPMAVDIRADIYALGGTLYFALTGKAPFDGATPTEKLLKHCTDPAPRLLLSRPDAPAQIEQIILWCMAKGAEERPQTPLQLALALQPFCPPPAPGGSRSGSGYYPIPTVAPLPVPVPQSAYAAPAAPAVSYPPQPAYQPPAGYPAPVYAPQGIPLPPADPAPSNQVFKLPPRRNADDPIRRRAEGGFPVGAVLVVLGALFVVGVLGFAGYQLFLKTEPPPVEPFANTLEMKMVRIEGGTFRMGSPDSEPGRAGDGREGPVREVTIRGPFFMSATEVTNSQFVKVIGRNESRAAKIAHRIDSLPVDAATWSEANEFCKKLTEAEKNQPWARKNWAYRLPTEAEWEFAARAGTDTPFACGDRVNFPTQAVFRATEDDPLGTGGDPLKPLRFAQDVGKTEPNKFGLYDMNGNIAEWCSDYYKLEAYKDAARDNPSGPTDGDRRVIRGGSFRDPAAATRSAARDGQRQTARLDFVGFRVVYAPVQK
- a CDS encoding proline racemase family protein; this translates as MRRIQVIDSHTGGEPTRVVVGGGPDLGPGPLAERAKVFQERFDTFRSCVVNEPRGSDVLVGALLCAPHDPANAAGVIFFNNVGVLGMCGHGTIGLAVTLAHMGRMKAGEHRIETPVGVVTVALHDPHRATVRNVPSYRRHTSVAVDVEGIGRVTGDVAWGGNWFFLAKEHREELALHNVDRLTDVSWRIRRAVNATVREPVDHVELFGPAVDAANHSRNFVLCPGKAYDRSPCGTGTSAKLACLFADGKLRPGEVWRQESITGSVFEGTVELTGEPGVVVPSITGTAYLTAEATLLVDETDPLKDGIRG
- a CDS encoding dihydrodipicolinate synthase family protein, yielding MKVNWRGVFPAVCTQFHADQSLNIPGTLAHVDAMLAAGVHGFVMMGSVGENTTLDPSEKKELLKATIAHVGTRVPVLTGVAEYTTAGACRWAADAARLGADGLMVLPPMVYKSDERETIAHFRAVAKSSDLPIMVYNNPPAYKVDITPEMFVEMADEPKFACIKESSDNPRRITDIINLTKDRYVIFAGVDDLVVECMILGAVGWVSGLVNAFPAENRLLWDYAQAGKWKDALDVYRWYTPLLHLDTHVKLVQYIKLAAAECGYGTELCRAPRLPIVGAEREHVLKLIRAAIATRPTKK
- the thiS gene encoding sulfur carrier protein ThiS, which translates into the protein MPKITVNDEPKTFPDPLTVADLLNHLGKDAKKLAVEVNRAVVPRTDHPARALREGDAVEIVTLVGGGSGAVEPPSDKPLKVGKFVFSSRLFTGTGKYTSYPLMQQCMDASGCDVTTVAVRRERLIDKDGKSILDFLDLKRLTILPNTAGCFSADDAIRHARLARELLTNLENPGADWVKLECLADKRTLLPDPVDTLKATEQLVKDGFTVLVYTSDDPVLAKRLKEAGAASVMPAGSPIGSGQGILNPNNIRICLEYLKENDPDYPVIVDAGVGTASDVSAAMELGCDGVLLNTAIASAKDPLRMAWAMRYATDAGRLAYLAGRIPKRLYANASSPTEGMIAGSGSK
- a CDS encoding macro domain-containing protein encodes the protein MIQEVSGDIILTKAQAVAHGVAPGDHFDHGLALVLREKWPAMVKDFRHYAQQCHPKPGELWEWGGVGGVRIFNLLTQGEHGHGGKPGPATEATVNHCLRRLRHELDKGEIKSIALPKLATGVGGLEWEKVKALVHQHLGDLSIPVFVYTTYHAGVQADEKGA
- a CDS encoding Uma2 family endonuclease, whose amino-acid sequence is MSTAEVLMPLPKLVRDAFEDRDHYEIVDGVHVELPPMSVDSQVLASRLLRHLSNYGVAQDLGEAYAEVLFKSPSKKDRNRRPDVAFVSYTRWSKYQPMPDTNAWDVLPDLCVEVVSPNDTGDEIETKVDEYLQAGVTLVWVVYPRQERFYVYESASRVRRLTRVDTLDGGPVLPGFALPLSELFLQPPTPPVNPPVQP